A single Gammaproteobacteria bacterium DNA region contains:
- the zwf gene encoding glucose-6-phosphate dehydrogenase: MKKTRKVKIDKIHKRTTAADALVIFGVTGDLAHKKIFPALYAMAKRGVLNVPVVGVAVSDISLAELRKRVEEGIHQSTTVDDKQALRHLLASLHYVSGDYNNLATFKTLRQVLGDVKHPAHYLAIPPELFATVIKGLGANDLVDKARVIVEKPFGRDLASAKHLNDVARSMFPEDSIFRIDHYLGKEAIMNILYFRFANSFLEPIWNRNCIASVQITLAENFGVKDRGAYYESAGCLRDVIQNHLFQIVALLAMEPPAYQGFDAVQGEKVKVFQAMRPLKSEDMVRGQYAGYRKEKGVAKKSDVETFCALRLFIDSWRWEGVPWYLRSGKCLAESVAEVLVELKPPPQKLFDDSSSPGTRANYLRFRISPNSAVALAARVKRAGKDFVGDQRELYLLDEQMEQQSAYERLLSDAMAGDGALFTREDAVEAAWTVVDPVLKNLPALHRYKSGSWGPKQADTLIAGHGKWCNPLVVKTVK; encoded by the coding sequence ATGAAAAAAACAAGGAAAGTTAAAATCGACAAGATTCATAAACGTACAACTGCCGCAGATGCGCTGGTGATTTTCGGTGTAACGGGTGATCTTGCGCACAAAAAAATATTTCCTGCATTATATGCAATGGCGAAACGCGGTGTTCTCAATGTTCCTGTCGTTGGCGTCGCCGTTTCAGATATCAGTTTGGCAGAACTGCGCAAACGCGTCGAAGAAGGTATTCATCAATCGACTACTGTTGATGATAAACAGGCTTTGCGTCATCTGCTTGCTTCGCTTCATTATGTTTCTGGTGATTATAATAATCTCGCTACCTTCAAAACATTGAGACAAGTGCTCGGCGATGTAAAGCATCCAGCACATTACCTTGCTATCCCACCGGAATTATTTGCTACGGTGATCAAGGGACTCGGCGCTAACGATCTAGTTGACAAGGCGCGAGTAATTGTGGAAAAACCCTTCGGGCGTGATCTGGCTTCTGCGAAACATTTGAATGACGTCGCGCGCTCCATGTTTCCGGAAGATTCTATCTTCCGTATTGATCACTATCTTGGAAAAGAAGCGATCATGAATATCCTTTATTTCCGTTTTGCCAATTCATTTCTCGAGCCGATCTGGAATCGTAACTGTATTGCCAGTGTGCAGATTACTTTGGCAGAAAATTTTGGCGTGAAAGATCGCGGCGCATACTACGAGAGTGCCGGTTGTTTGCGTGATGTCATTCAGAATCATTTGTTTCAAATAGTGGCATTGTTGGCGATGGAGCCACCCGCTTATCAAGGCTTCGATGCAGTGCAGGGTGAGAAAGTCAAAGTGTTTCAGGCGATGCGTCCACTCAAATCAGAGGATATGGTGCGAGGCCAATATGCTGGTTATCGCAAAGAAAAAGGCGTGGCAAAAAAATCGGATGTTGAAACATTTTGCGCGCTGCGTTTATTTATTGATTCATGGCGCTGGGAAGGAGTGCCATGGTATCTGCGTTCCGGTAAATGTCTGGCGGAGTCCGTCGCAGAAGTGTTGGTGGAATTAAAACCACCCCCACAGAAATTATTCGATGACTCATCCTCGCCGGGCACGCGAGCGAATTATTTGCGTTTTCGAATCTCTCCTAATTCTGCTGTTGCTCTAGCGGCGCGCGTTAAACGTGCGGGTAAGGATTTTGTCGGTGATCAGCGTGAACTTTATTTACTGGATGAGCAGATGGAACAACAAAGCGCATATGAGCGTTTGTTGAGTGATGCAATGGCAGGTGATGGCGCTCTCTTTACGCGAGAAGATGCGGTGGAAGCGGCCTGGACTGTGGTCGATCCTGTTTTAAAAAACCTTCCCGCCCTTCATCGCTACAAATCAGGTAGTTGGGGGCCAAAGCAGGCAGACACTCTGATTGCAGGGCATGGAAAGTGGTGCAATCCACTGGTAGTGAAAACAGTAAAATAA
- a CDS encoding cyclic beta 1-2 glucan synthetase, with protein MNFEIPFSHFLRNTATWFQSSTLENERPLREELFNADQMAQHAKVLASTHVLSPTSTQDLLLKRLDANEQVLISTCNLLTVAVKAKDRIAPSGEWLLDNFYLIEEQIRTARLHLPKGYSRELPHLAQGKSHDLPRVYDIALNTISHGDGRVDAETLGSFVAAYQTITPLTLGELWAIPIMLRLTLIENLRRVSALITTSRQHRNLAQEWSNQMLEIAERDPKSLILVVADMARSEPPMTSAFVAELTRQLQGHGPALALPLSWIEKRLAESSLTINQLVQAENQHQAADQISISNTIGSLRWLTAMDWRDFVEANSGVEKILQQDIDGVYGAMDFATRDHYRRVIDRLAKRSKHSEIDIARIAIQLALQATNPNDGTRRNPATHVGFYLIDHGLLQLETAVMARRSLSARLRAITSRSPLVLYLGSILLLTSLFAAILLRLAQPTDISHWPSLFLGCLAVLAGSQLALALVNWIATLLVEPQRLPRMDYSKGLPPSIRTLVVVPTLLSSTQDIEDLLEAMEVRFLGNRDEYLHFGLLTDFHDAPKQTQINDEHLLRQARLGIEHLNAKYPTQLPQRDGDCFYLLHRPRSWNAQEKIWMGYERKRGKLGDLNALLRGENLDRFELIVGNITVLSQVKYVITLDTDTLLPRDSARQFAATMSHPLNQPRYDEKKQRVCGGYGILQPRMAANLSRQTPSRYAQLYGEEPGIDPYTRSVSDVYQDLFGEGSFIGKGIYDVDVFEQVLKNRLPENRILSHDLLEGCFARSGLLSDVHLYEEHPTRYDTDMRRRERWIRGDWQIAHWMLPRAPTILNRSERNPLSILSRWKIFDNLRRSLEPMALLLLLLIGWGEAPNPILWTFAVLSVLLLPPLLTGLVAIWHKPREMLLRHHIRAVLRSTRHGFLQAGFRIVCLPHEAVFNLAAILRSAGRMLFTHHGLLEWFTTFNGQRSRCGTGLLGVYCTMWVAPVIASVAAICLAFIQPNPLIIILLMLWFASPGIAWWLSLPKPDREPTLNSDQTRFLNRLARKSWAYFEHFSCIDDNWLIPDNFQEYPNPVIAHRTSPTNIGLSLLANVSACDFGFIPAGTLLQRTANCFDTLDQLERHKGHFYNWYDTRSLQPLKPRYISSVDSGNLAGHLLTLRVALLDVPDQKILHPKLFEGLITTLDVFTDAFVDLSINTTLLDDTKTTAIQATIQQMHALLNAACIQAPANLIKTVQLLTPLSRCANELFSQFQTEPHTDIINSDAYSWVEDLQQQCHAAIIEIRSLAPWLSLPVAPTSLIQFVNNTDIPTLRQLATRSVEQLAAIDTRLQTAMSTDENRWLIALRDLTITGAEYAKQRIILSERLAQRAFGFATMKYEFLYDRTQHLLAIGYNVDTNQRDTSFYDLLASEARLCSFIAIAQGQLPQENWFALSRLLTTAGSREPVLVSWSGSMFEYLMPMLVMPTYAGTLLYQTCRVAVARQIAYGQQRGVPWGVSESGYNTVDASLNYQYHAFGVPGLGLKRGLAEDLVIAPYASVLALMVAPEAACTNLQRLAASGLEGRYGMYEAIDYTPSRLIRGKTSAIVRSFMAHHQGMSLLALAFRLLGQPMQRRFESDPLLQSALLLLQERTPKISIFQPHIDEHAEGSAMFEEGKTSAHTPIGADTPTPEVQLLSNGRYHVMLTNAGGGYSRWKDLAVTRWREDSTCDNWGTFIYLRDIADGDIWSATHQPTLKRAQTYSVLFSEGRAEYCRRDHDIETYSDIVVSPEDDIELRRVRITNHSHRYRTLDFTTYAEVVMALPAADMTQPSFSNLFVQTEILPGGHAILCTRRPRSVEEKAPWMFHLLATHRNDNDNNGSIGVLSSTTDRLEFIGRGRTLVSPLAMTELGELSGSAGSVLDPIVAIRCPVTLEADQMVTLDIVTGMADSREACLALVAKYQDRHLANRGLGLALTHSGVTLRQINASEADANLYRRLASSILYANAGLRADTAVLMQNRRGQSSLWGYAISGDLPIVLLKIANSDHIEIARQLIQCHAYWRLKGLDVDLVIWNQDHMSYRQHLQDQIMGLIATGTEAHSIGRPGGIFVHYAEQISSEDRILLQAVARIIISDTRGTLSEQLNRRLLVKKSVAPLAITHNFPPATPATLENSGEELQLDNGLGGFSSDGREYIITTTLTNQTPLPWVNVLANDQFGSVVTESGLAYTWSENAHEFRLTPWSGGDCVGASGGEAFYLRDEDSGHFWSPSPMPCQGATPYVTRHGFGYSIFEHSEEGIQSELCVYVDLEAAVKFSVLKVRNNSGRMRHLSATGYVEWILGELRQKTAMHVVTEIDLSGALFARNAYNPEFGGRVAFFDVDDLARTLTGDRTEFIGRNGTLHHPDAMTRAQLSGRVGAALDPCGAIQVPFELADGQERKIIFRLGAGHDVESARVLAQQLRQPGSAHAALRKVQQFWSHTLGTVQINTPDASLNVLANGWLVYQTLACRLWARSGFYQSGGAFGFRDQLQDAMALLHTQPDLLRRQLLKCAARQYPQGDVQHWWHPPVGRGVRTRCSDDYLWLPLATCRYVLGTGDTDVLNEMIPFIEGRALEEAEESYYDLPTTSHESVSLYQHCVVSILHGLRFGEKGLPLMGSGDWNDGMSQVGIKGVGESVWLGFFLYQVLQRFADIAHLHADPVFAERCISEAEKLRENLAQHGWDGAWYLRAWFDDGTPLGSATNPECSIDSIAQSWSVLSGAGDNERSRQAMDSLDHHLVRRDDKLIKLLAPPFDSSAMNPGYIKGYVPGVRENGGQYTHAAIWAAMAFAEMGDNRRAWELMDLINPHNHSRSTQEVSTYKVEPYVVAADIYAIAPHMGRGGWTWYTGSAGWLYRLILESLLGLTREANQLRLIPRMPANWTTYSITYRFGSTQYQIVVTQISADTELSGTGLTLDGVALESAYIPLVDDQQIHHVELTLSQTSSA; from the coding sequence ATGAATTTCGAAATTCCTTTCTCCCACTTTTTGCGTAACACCGCTACGTGGTTCCAGTCATCTACACTGGAGAATGAGAGACCGTTACGGGAAGAACTATTTAATGCTGACCAAATGGCCCAGCATGCCAAAGTTCTGGCAAGTACTCACGTACTGAGCCCGACCAGTACACAAGATCTTCTATTGAAACGACTGGATGCCAATGAACAGGTACTGATCTCGACCTGCAATCTGCTGACAGTTGCGGTGAAAGCCAAGGATCGCATCGCGCCGTCTGGTGAATGGTTGCTTGATAATTTTTATCTCATCGAAGAACAGATTCGCACGGCGCGCCTCCATTTGCCAAAAGGTTACAGTCGGGAACTGCCTCATCTGGCGCAGGGCAAATCTCATGATTTGCCGCGCGTCTATGACATTGCACTTAATACCATTTCCCATGGTGACGGCCGCGTGGATGCTGAAACTCTGGGATCTTTCGTAGCGGCATATCAAACTATTACGCCTCTCACGCTGGGGGAGTTGTGGGCCATTCCCATCATGCTGCGACTGACCCTGATTGAAAATCTGCGCCGCGTGAGCGCCCTCATCACCACCTCTCGCCAGCATCGCAATCTAGCGCAGGAGTGGTCAAATCAGATGCTGGAAATCGCGGAACGTGACCCTAAAAGCCTGATTCTGGTAGTTGCTGACATGGCACGTTCCGAACCGCCGATGACCAGCGCATTTGTAGCTGAACTGACACGGCAGTTGCAAGGTCATGGTCCTGCTTTGGCTCTGCCTCTCAGCTGGATCGAAAAGCGGCTGGCAGAATCCAGTCTCACTATCAATCAGCTGGTGCAAGCCGAAAACCAGCATCAAGCGGCAGATCAAATATCCATCAGCAACACCATTGGCAGTCTGCGTTGGCTGACCGCGATGGATTGGCGCGATTTTGTCGAAGCAAACAGTGGTGTTGAAAAAATATTGCAGCAAGACATCGACGGTGTTTACGGTGCAATGGATTTCGCAACTCGGGATCATTATCGTCGGGTGATCGACAGGCTAGCTAAACGCAGCAAACATTCTGAAATTGATATCGCACGCATTGCTATCCAACTAGCTCTACAAGCGACCAACCCTAATGATGGCACCCGCCGCAACCCCGCTACTCACGTCGGTTTTTATCTAATTGATCATGGGCTGCTGCAGCTGGAAACCGCTGTGATGGCACGGCGATCCTTATCTGCACGATTGCGCGCTATCACTTCTCGCTCACCACTGGTTTTGTATCTTGGTTCTATTCTGCTCCTCACTTCCCTGTTCGCCGCAATACTGCTGAGACTGGCCCAGCCTACCGATATCAGTCACTGGCCTAGCTTGTTTTTAGGCTGCCTGGCAGTACTGGCAGGCAGTCAACTGGCATTGGCACTCGTTAATTGGATCGCTACATTGCTGGTAGAACCACAGCGCTTGCCGCGCATGGATTATTCAAAAGGACTGCCTCCTTCAATACGAACATTAGTGGTGGTTCCCACTTTGTTAAGTAGCACACAAGACATCGAAGATCTGTTAGAGGCTATGGAAGTGCGGTTTTTGGGTAATCGCGACGAGTATCTGCATTTCGGGCTGCTAACTGATTTCCACGATGCCCCGAAACAAACGCAAATTAATGATGAGCATTTACTGCGACAGGCACGTTTAGGCATTGAGCATCTCAACGCAAAATATCCGACGCAATTGCCTCAGCGTGACGGTGATTGTTTCTACCTATTACATCGCCCTCGCTCCTGGAATGCTCAGGAAAAAATATGGATGGGTTACGAACGCAAACGCGGCAAGCTGGGAGATCTGAATGCGCTTTTGCGCGGCGAAAACTTGGATCGTTTCGAACTCATTGTTGGCAATATTACGGTTCTCTCACAAGTGAAATACGTCATTACTCTGGATACCGATACGCTATTGCCACGCGACTCAGCACGGCAGTTTGCCGCCACCATGTCACACCCGCTCAACCAGCCTCGTTATGATGAAAAAAAACAACGTGTCTGTGGTGGTTACGGCATTTTGCAACCCCGCATGGCTGCCAACTTGTCGAGGCAAACCCCTTCACGTTATGCGCAACTTTACGGTGAAGAGCCAGGTATTGATCCTTACACACGTTCTGTATCGGATGTGTATCAAGATCTGTTTGGTGAAGGTTCGTTTATCGGCAAGGGCATCTATGATGTCGATGTGTTCGAGCAGGTACTAAAGAATCGTCTGCCGGAGAACCGCATCCTCAGTCATGATTTATTGGAAGGATGCTTTGCTCGATCAGGACTACTGAGTGACGTGCATCTTTACGAGGAACACCCGACTCGCTATGACACTGACATGCGCAGACGCGAACGATGGATTCGTGGTGATTGGCAGATTGCCCATTGGATGTTGCCGCGGGCGCCAACAATCCTGAATCGCAGCGAAAGAAACCCGCTATCGATCCTGTCACGCTGGAAAATTTTTGACAATTTGCGTCGCAGCCTGGAACCCATGGCGCTATTGCTTCTATTACTAATAGGTTGGGGGGAAGCACCCAATCCCATTCTGTGGACCTTCGCTGTATTGTCGGTTTTACTACTACCGCCTTTACTAACCGGTTTGGTAGCGATCTGGCACAAACCTCGGGAAATGTTACTGCGGCACCATATTCGCGCGGTGCTGCGCAGTACTAGGCATGGTTTCCTCCAAGCCGGATTCCGTATAGTTTGTCTGCCCCACGAAGCCGTATTCAATCTTGCGGCGATTCTGCGCAGCGCTGGGCGCATGCTCTTCACCCATCACGGCCTGCTGGAATGGTTCACGACTTTTAATGGTCAACGCAGCCGCTGCGGAACTGGCCTGCTAGGCGTCTATTGCACCATGTGGGTAGCGCCAGTCATTGCGAGTGTCGCTGCGATTTGTCTAGCATTCATACAGCCAAACCCGCTCATTATAATCTTGCTGATGCTCTGGTTTGCCTCCCCCGGCATTGCCTGGTGGTTGAGCTTGCCAAAACCCGATCGTGAACCAACACTTAATTCAGATCAGACCAGATTTTTAAACCGACTTGCCCGCAAATCCTGGGCTTACTTCGAACACTTTTCCTGTATCGATGACAACTGGCTGATACCGGACAACTTTCAGGAATACCCAAATCCGGTGATTGCACATCGCACATCGCCCACCAACATCGGCTTATCCTTGTTAGCCAATGTATCCGCCTGCGATTTTGGTTTTATTCCCGCAGGCACGCTGCTGCAACGCACCGCGAATTGCTTTGATACATTAGATCAGTTGGAGCGACACAAAGGTCATTTCTACAACTGGTACGACACTCGTTCACTGCAACCATTAAAACCTCGCTATATTTCATCCGTGGACAGCGGCAACCTCGCCGGACATTTGTTGACCCTGCGCGTAGCACTGTTGGATGTGCCGGATCAAAAAATCCTTCACCCGAAGCTATTTGAGGGACTTATAACCACATTGGATGTTTTTACAGATGCCTTTGTAGACTTATCCATTAATACGACGTTGCTCGACGATACTAAAACAACAGCAATTCAGGCCACTATCCAGCAAATGCACGCTTTGTTGAATGCGGCCTGCATACAAGCCCCGGCGAATCTTATAAAAACTGTACAGCTACTAACACCATTGTCTCGCTGCGCAAATGAACTGTTCTCTCAGTTCCAGACAGAGCCTCACACTGACATTATTAATAGCGATGCCTATAGCTGGGTCGAAGATTTGCAACAGCAATGTCACGCAGCGATTATAGAAATACGTTCTCTTGCACCTTGGCTAAGCCTGCCAGTTGCCCCTACTAGCCTAATACAGTTTGTGAATAACACTGATATTCCAACCTTGCGTCAACTGGCAACACGTAGTGTTGAACAATTAGCCGCCATAGATACCCGTTTGCAAACAGCAATGTCAACTGACGAAAATCGTTGGTTAATAGCTCTGCGTGATCTGACTATTACGGGTGCCGAATACGCCAAGCAACGCATCATTCTCAGCGAACGGTTAGCACAACGGGCTTTCGGATTTGCCACGATGAAATATGAATTCCTTTATGACCGTACCCAGCATTTGCTCGCTATCGGCTACAACGTCGATACAAACCAGCGTGATACGAGCTTCTATGATCTATTGGCATCGGAAGCGCGTCTTTGTAGTTTTATCGCGATCGCACAAGGCCAGCTTCCGCAAGAAAACTGGTTTGCACTGAGCCGACTTCTAACCACCGCAGGCAGTAGAGAGCCCGTGCTAGTGTCTTGGAGCGGCTCGATGTTTGAATACCTCATGCCAATGCTGGTAATGCCCACTTATGCGGGCACCTTGTTGTACCAGACTTGTCGCGTTGCTGTGGCTCGGCAAATTGCCTACGGTCAACAACGTGGTGTGCCTTGGGGGGTGTCGGAATCCGGCTACAACACGGTCGACGCCAGCCTCAATTACCAGTACCACGCTTTCGGTGTGCCTGGTTTGGGACTCAAGCGAGGACTCGCAGAGGATTTGGTGATCGCACCTTATGCCTCGGTGCTAGCACTGATGGTAGCTCCGGAAGCTGCGTGTACAAATTTGCAAAGGTTAGCGGCAAGCGGGCTGGAAGGGCGCTATGGTATGTATGAAGCCATTGACTACACGCCATCGCGACTCATTCGTGGCAAGACCAGTGCAATAGTGCGTTCGTTTATGGCGCATCATCAGGGCATGAGCCTGCTGGCACTGGCTTTTCGCTTACTGGGCCAGCCCATGCAACGGCGTTTCGAATCCGACCCGCTGCTCCAATCCGCGCTCTTGCTACTGCAGGAACGGACACCCAAGATTTCAATATTTCAACCGCACATTGATGAACACGCTGAAGGCAGTGCCATGTTCGAGGAAGGGAAAACCTCTGCACATACGCCTATCGGCGCAGATACGCCCACGCCAGAAGTGCAGCTGTTGTCCAATGGGCGTTACCACGTCATGCTCACTAATGCCGGTGGTGGTTATAGTCGCTGGAAAGATCTGGCAGTAACCCGTTGGCGTGAGGACAGCACTTGCGACAACTGGGGCACGTTCATTTATCTGCGCGATATCGCCGACGGCGACATCTGGTCTGCCACGCATCAGCCCACGCTCAAACGAGCTCAGACTTACAGTGTCCTATTTTCTGAAGGACGCGCTGAGTACTGTCGCCGTGATCATGATATCGAAACCTATTCCGACATCGTGGTATCGCCGGAAGACGACATCGAACTGCGAAGAGTACGCATCACCAATCATTCCCATCGTTATCGCACACTCGACTTTACTACTTATGCTGAAGTGGTCATGGCTCTGCCTGCGGCAGATATGACGCAGCCGTCGTTCAGCAACTTGTTCGTACAAACAGAAATCCTGCCGGGTGGTCACGCAATACTGTGTACCCGACGACCCCGTTCTGTTGAAGAAAAAGCGCCGTGGATGTTTCATCTACTGGCCACCCATCGTAATGATAATGATAACAACGGGAGTATCGGCGTACTTTCCAGCACGACTGACCGCCTAGAGTTTATTGGCCGTGGCCGTACTTTGGTGTCACCCCTGGCCATGACCGAACTCGGCGAACTATCCGGCAGTGCAGGTTCTGTGCTTGATCCAATTGTCGCTATTCGCTGTCCGGTCACTTTGGAAGCGGATCAAATGGTCACCCTAGACATTGTGACCGGCATGGCTGACAGCCGAGAAGCATGTCTCGCTCTGGTTGCAAAATACCAGGATCGACATTTGGCAAACCGGGGACTGGGTCTGGCTTTGACCCACAGCGGTGTGACCTTACGACAGATTAATGCCAGCGAAGCCGATGCCAATCTTTATCGTCGCCTCGCTAGTTCTATACTGTATGCCAATGCTGGCTTGCGCGCGGACACCGCGGTGCTGATGCAGAATCGACGCGGTCAATCCAGCTTGTGGGGTTATGCCATTTCCGGCGACCTGCCCATCGTCTTATTGAAAATTGCCAATAGCGATCATATTGAAATAGCGCGGCAACTGATTCAATGCCATGCCTATTGGCGTTTGAAAGGTCTTGATGTGGATTTAGTGATCTGGAATCAAGATCACATGAGCTACCGGCAACATCTGCAAGATCAAATCATGGGACTCATTGCCACTGGCACAGAAGCCCATTCCATTGGCCGCCCTGGTGGAATCTTCGTGCACTACGCCGAACAGATTTCCAGTGAGGATCGAATCCTATTACAGGCAGTTGCCCGCATTATCATTTCCGATACCCGAGGTACTCTGTCGGAACAACTTAACCGGCGCCTGCTGGTTAAAAAATCCGTTGCACCACTGGCCATCACCCATAATTTCCCGCCTGCAACCCCAGCAACTTTGGAAAACTCCGGCGAGGAACTACAGCTAGATAACGGCCTGGGGGGATTCAGTAGCGATGGTCGCGAATACATCATCACGACCACATTGACCAACCAGACCCCCTTGCCTTGGGTGAATGTACTCGCCAACGATCAATTCGGTAGCGTAGTGACCGAAAGTGGTCTGGCCTACACCTGGAGTGAGAACGCCCATGAATTCAGGCTGACACCTTGGAGCGGAGGAGATTGCGTAGGCGCCTCTGGTGGCGAAGCGTTTTACCTTCGTGACGAGGACAGTGGTCATTTCTGGTCGCCTTCGCCCATGCCCTGCCAAGGTGCCACGCCCTATGTAACCCGTCACGGTTTTGGTTACAGCATTTTCGAACACTCTGAAGAGGGCATTCAATCCGAGCTTTGCGTGTACGTGGATTTGGAAGCAGCAGTCAAATTCTCAGTATTGAAGGTGCGCAACAATTCTGGTCGCATGCGACATTTGTCAGCTACCGGCTATGTGGAATGGATTTTGGGTGAATTGCGGCAGAAAACGGCCATGCATGTTGTTACTGAAATTGATCTCAGCGGCGCATTGTTCGCACGCAATGCGTACAACCCCGAGTTTGGAGGCCGAGTGGCATTCTTCGATGTAGACGACTTGGCTCGCACGCTGACCGGTGATCGCACTGAATTTATCGGCCGCAACGGCACCTTGCATCACCCCGATGCTATGACGCGGGCACAGTTGTCCGGCCGTGTTGGAGCAGCACTCGATCCTTGTGGCGCCATTCAGGTACCCTTCGAACTCGCCGACGGACAAGAACGGAAAATCATTTTTCGATTAGGCGCTGGGCATGATGTGGAATCGGCTCGCGTCCTGGCACAACAGCTGCGTCAACCAGGATCGGCTCACGCAGCACTGAGGAAAGTACAGCAGTTCTGGTCACACACTTTGGGTACCGTGCAAATTAACACGCCCGATGCGTCCTTGAACGTACTCGCCAATGGCTGGTTGGTTTATCAGACTTTAGCTTGTCGTCTCTGGGCTCGTAGTGGTTTCTATCAATCCGGGGGCGCTTTCGGATTCCGAGACCAGTTACAGGACGCAATGGCATTGCTACACACTCAACCGGATCTGCTGCGCCGACAGCTTCTAAAGTGTGCTGCGCGCCAATATCCACAGGGAGACGTACAGCACTGGTGGCATCCACCTGTCGGACGTGGCGTGCGTACCCGCTGCTCAGACGATTACCTGTGGCTGCCATTAGCCACTTGCCGCTATGTCCTAGGCACGGGTGACACCGACGTGTTGAACGAAATGATTCCGTTCATTGAAGGTCGCGCTTTAGAGGAAGCTGAGGAATCTTATTACGATCTGCCCACTACCAGTCATGAGAGTGTCAGCCTTTATCAACATTGTGTGGTGTCTATTCTGCATGGGCTGCGTTTCGGGGAAAAAGGCTTGCCATTAATGGGTTCTGGTGACTGGAACGATGGCATGAGTCAGGTCGGTATCAAAGGCGTGGGCGAGAGCGTATGGCTGGGATTTTTTCTGTACCAGGTATTGCAACGTTTTGCCGACATCGCCCATCTGCACGCCGATCCGGTGTTTGCCGAACGCTGTATTTCTGAAGCGGAAAAGCTGCGTGAAAATTTGGCACAACACGGCTGGGATGGAGCTTGGTATCTCCGAGCTTGGTTTGACGATGGCACGCCACTGGGTTCAGCAACGAATCCTGAATGCAGCATTGATTCTATTGCTCAAAGCTGGTCGGTGCTGTCCGGCGCAGGGGACAACGAACGCTCACGACAGGCAATGGATTCACTGGATCATCATCTGGTACGCAGAGACGACAAACTGATCAAGTTGCTAGCGCCGCCATTCGACAGTTCCGCGATGAACCCCGGATACATCAAAGGTTACGTTCCCGGTGTGCGTGAAAATGGTGGCCAATACACCCACGCCGCGATCTGGGCTGCTATGGCTTTTGCTGAGATGGGTGATAACCGCCGCGCTTGGGAGCTGATGGATCTGATCAATCCTCACAATCACAGCCGCAGTACACAGGAAGTATCGACTTACAAGGTTGAACCCTATGTTGTGGCTGCGGATATCTACGCGATTGCACCCCACATGGGTCGTGGAGGCTGGACTTGGTATACGGGTTCAGCGGGCTGGCTCTACCGCTTGATTTTGGAATCGCTATTGGGATTGACGCGAGAGGCAAATCAGCTGCGGCTCATCCCTCGCATGCCGGCAAATTGGACCACGTACTCGATCACATATCGTTTTGGCAGCACTCAATATCAAATCGTCGTGACCCAGATTTCTGCTGACACTGAGCTGAGTGGCACCGGTTTAACACTGGACGGTGTGGCGCTGGAATCAGCATACATCCCACTGGTGGATGACCAGCAGATTCATCATGTAGAACTTACCCTGTCGCAAACATCATCTGCCTGA
- a CDS encoding HAD family hydrolase yields MNPSREIVFLLDVDNTLLDNDSVVADLNGFLLREFGRETHDQYWRVFETLRSELGYADYLGALQRYRLEHLDDSRLLMMSSFLFDYPFADRLYPGALAVIKYLHTFGPTVILSDGDVVFQPRKIQRSGLWDAVDGRVLIYIHKEQMLDAVARRYPAKRYVMVDDKLRILTAMKTFWRDRLTTVFPRQGHYAHDPKQTLAYPSADLTIECIGDLVNYDFSIGLSAIETGSVASETL; encoded by the coding sequence GTGAACCCATCACGGGAAATTGTTTTTTTACTAGACGTTGATAACACGCTGTTGGATAACGATTCTGTGGTGGCGGATCTCAATGGTTTTTTGTTGCGCGAATTTGGCCGAGAAACTCACGATCAATACTGGCGCGTTTTTGAAACATTGCGCAGCGAACTTGGCTACGCCGATTATTTGGGCGCACTGCAACGTTATCGACTCGAACACCTCGATGATTCGCGTTTGCTCATGATGTCTTCGTTTCTTTTCGATTATCCATTTGCAGATCGCTTATATCCCGGTGCGTTGGCCGTGATTAAATATTTGCACACATTCGGTCCTACCGTAATTCTGTCAGATGGCGATGTGGTGTTTCAGCCGCGCAAAATTCAGCGTTCAGGATTATGGGATGCAGTTGACGGACGCGTACTGATTTACATTCATAAAGAGCAGATGCTCGATGCTGTCGCGCGGCGCTATCCCGCTAAGCGCTATGTGATGGTGGACGACAAGCTGCGCATTTTGACGGCGATGAAAACGTTTTGGCGCGATCGTCTAACAACAGTTTTCCCGCGGCAGGGTCATTACGCGCACGATCCCAAACAGACCCTCGCTTATCCATCTGCTGATTTGACGATTGAATGCATCGGTGATTTGGTGAATTACGATTTTTCCATCGGACTCAGCGCAATCGAAACAGGTTCTGTGGCATCGGAGACACTATGA